One window of the Hippocampus zosterae strain Florida chromosome 8, ASM2543408v3, whole genome shotgun sequence genome contains the following:
- the acot11b gene encoding acyl-coenzyme A thioesterase 11b isoform X1 has translation MASEEGKGACVTMEIGEAYRNPTEVTMSQIVLPCHSNHCGELSAGQLLKWMDSTACLSAERHAGCSCVTASVDDIHFEHTIGVGNVVTIIAKVNRAFTSSMEVGIMVTCEDLYTDTHWRVCQAFATFVARRRETGKVQLKQLTPQTQTEQMEYSLAAERRRMRLIHAEIITDLLSSSTAQLGECREYQDAVPAERTRVESVELVLPPHANHQVSTFGGQIMAWMENVATISASRLCNAHPTLRSIDMFHFRGPSHIGDRLVLKSIVNNAFKHSMEVGVCAEAYQGGEPQRHINSAFMTFEVLDADRKPRTLPRIRPEPVDGKRRYQEAVARKKIRLDRKYIISCKQNEVPLSVPWDPSNQMYLSYNNVSALKLMDTINNWVLTSEKNKVRLYTLEENQTLCFKVEMNVSVSAEQTFHLLSDLRRRKEWDRHYQACEAIMKADEDDTIYRVRTPSIQKGGKGQDFILLASCRKPCDVRDPYLIALRSVTLPTHPPTADYNRREVLCAGFTILEESSAVTKVTYYNQATPGVLPYISTDIVGLSSSFSSAFSACSDYLEANKDSSATLDSQTINAANMPPLPKEL, from the exons ATGGCGTCGGAGGAGGGGAAAGGTGCCTGCGTAACGATGGAGATCGGCGAGGCGTACAGGAACCCCACGGAAGTCACGATGAGTCAGATCGTGCTGCCCTGTCACTCCAATCACTGCGGCGAGCTGAGCGCCGGACAGCTGCTCAAATGGATGGACTCCACAGCCTGCCTATCAG CTGAGAGACACGCAGGCTGCTCCTGTGTCACCGCCTCTGTCGATGACATCCACTTTGAACACACCATAGG GGTGGGAAATGTAGTCACCATCATCGCCAAAGTCAACAGAGCCTTCACATCCAGTATGGAG gtTGGCATAATGGTGACATGCGAGGACCTCTACACTGACACTCATTGGAGGGTTTGTCAAGCCTTTGCTACTTTTGTGGCCAGGAGAAGGGAAACAGGAAAG GTGCAACTGAAGCAGCTGACCCCTCAAACACAAACGGAGCAGATGGAGTACAGCCTGGCtgcagagaggaggaggatgaggctcATCCATGCCGAGATTATCACGGACCTGCTGAGCAGCAGCACGGCACAGCTGG GAGAGTGTCGGGAGTACCAGGACGCCGTGCCAGCCGAGCGCACCCGAGTGGAGAGTGTGGAGCTGGTGCTACCGCCCCACGCCAACCATCAAGTCAGCACCTTCGGGGGCCAGATCATGGCTTGGATGGAGAATGTCGCCACCATTTCGGCAAG TCGCTTGTGCAATGCCCATCCCACCTTGAGGAGCATCGACATGTTCCATTTTCGTGGGCCGTCCCACATCGGTGACCGACTGGTACTGAAGTCCATCGTGAACAATGCCTTCAAGCACAG CATGGAAGTGGGAGTGTGTGCTGAGGCCTACCAGGGTGGAGAGCCTCAGCGTCATATAAATAGCGCCTTTATGACCTTTGAGGTTCTGGATGCTGATCGGAAACCACGCACGCTGCCTCGGATAAGACCCGAACCTGTG GACGGCAAACGGCGTTATCAAGAAGCTGTTGCCAGGAAGAAGATCCGCCTCGATAG GAAATACATCATCTCCTGCAAGCAAAACGAAGTGCCCCTGTCTGTACCCTGGGATCCAAGTAACCAG ATGTACTTGAGCTACAATAATGTCTCCGCTCTGAAACTGATGGACACCATAAACAACTGGGTGTTGACctcggaaaaaaacaaa GTCAGACTGTACACGCTGGAGGAGAACCAGACGCTGTGCTTCAAAGTGGAGATGAACGTGAGCGTCTCAGCCGAGCAGACGTTCCACCTCCTCTCCGACCTCAGGAGGAGAAAAGAGTGGGACCGCCATTATCA GGCGTGCGAGGCGATCATGAAAGCGGACGAAGACGACACCATTTATCGTGTCAGGACGCCTTCCATCCAAAAAGGGGGCAAAGGTCAGGATTTTATCTTGCTGGCGTCTTGTCGGAAACCATGTGATGTCAG GGACCCTTATCTGATCGCCCTACGCTCTGTCACACTGCCAACTCACCCTCCGACGGCGGACTACAACAGGAGAGAGGTTCTCTGCGCCGGCTTCACAATCTTGGAGGAGTCCAGCGCTGTCACCAAG GTCACCTACTACAATCAAGCCACACCAGGAGTTCTTCCCTACATCTCGACAGATATTGTTGGActctcctcctctttttccaGCGCTTTTTCCGCCTGCAGTGACTACCTTGAGGCCAATAAGGACAGCTCGGCCACTTTAGATTCACAGACCATAAATGCAGCAAATATGCCTCCTCTGCCGAAGGAACTGTAA
- the acot11b gene encoding acyl-coenzyme A thioesterase 11b isoform X2 has protein sequence MASEEGKGACVTMEIGEAYRNPTEVTMSQIVLPCHSNHCGELSAGQLLKWMDSTACLSAERHAGCSCVTASVDDIHFEHTIGVGNVVTIIAKVNRAFTSSMEVGIMVTCEDLYTDTHWRVCQAFATFVARRRETGKVQLKQLTPQTQTEQMEYSLAAERRRMRLIHAEIITDLLSSSTAQLGECREYQDAVPAERTRVESVELVLPPHANHQVSTFGGQIMAWMENVATISASRLCNAHPTLRSIDMFHFRGPSHIGDRLVLKSIVNNAFKHSMEVGVCAEAYQGGEPQRHINSAFMTFEVLDADRKPRTLPRIRPEPVDGKRRYQEAVARKKIRLDRKYIISCKQNEVPLSVPWDPSNQMYLSYNNVSALKLMDTINNWVLTSEKNKTVHAGGEPDAVLQSGDERERLSRADVPPPLRPQEEKRVGPPLSGVRGDHESGRRRHHLSCQDAFHPKRGQRDPYLIALRSVTLPTHPPTADYNRREVLCAGFTILEESSAVTKVTYYNQATPGVLPYISTDIVGLSSSFSSAFSACSDYLEANKDSSATLDSQTINAANMPPLPKEL, from the exons ATGGCGTCGGAGGAGGGGAAAGGTGCCTGCGTAACGATGGAGATCGGCGAGGCGTACAGGAACCCCACGGAAGTCACGATGAGTCAGATCGTGCTGCCCTGTCACTCCAATCACTGCGGCGAGCTGAGCGCCGGACAGCTGCTCAAATGGATGGACTCCACAGCCTGCCTATCAG CTGAGAGACACGCAGGCTGCTCCTGTGTCACCGCCTCTGTCGATGACATCCACTTTGAACACACCATAGG GGTGGGAAATGTAGTCACCATCATCGCCAAAGTCAACAGAGCCTTCACATCCAGTATGGAG gtTGGCATAATGGTGACATGCGAGGACCTCTACACTGACACTCATTGGAGGGTTTGTCAAGCCTTTGCTACTTTTGTGGCCAGGAGAAGGGAAACAGGAAAG GTGCAACTGAAGCAGCTGACCCCTCAAACACAAACGGAGCAGATGGAGTACAGCCTGGCtgcagagaggaggaggatgaggctcATCCATGCCGAGATTATCACGGACCTGCTGAGCAGCAGCACGGCACAGCTGG GAGAGTGTCGGGAGTACCAGGACGCCGTGCCAGCCGAGCGCACCCGAGTGGAGAGTGTGGAGCTGGTGCTACCGCCCCACGCCAACCATCAAGTCAGCACCTTCGGGGGCCAGATCATGGCTTGGATGGAGAATGTCGCCACCATTTCGGCAAG TCGCTTGTGCAATGCCCATCCCACCTTGAGGAGCATCGACATGTTCCATTTTCGTGGGCCGTCCCACATCGGTGACCGACTGGTACTGAAGTCCATCGTGAACAATGCCTTCAAGCACAG CATGGAAGTGGGAGTGTGTGCTGAGGCCTACCAGGGTGGAGAGCCTCAGCGTCATATAAATAGCGCCTTTATGACCTTTGAGGTTCTGGATGCTGATCGGAAACCACGCACGCTGCCTCGGATAAGACCCGAACCTGTG GACGGCAAACGGCGTTATCAAGAAGCTGTTGCCAGGAAGAAGATCCGCCTCGATAG GAAATACATCATCTCCTGCAAGCAAAACGAAGTGCCCCTGTCTGTACCCTGGGATCCAAGTAACCAG ATGTACTTGAGCTACAATAATGTCTCCGCTCTGAAACTGATGGACACCATAAACAACTGGGTGTTGACctcggaaaaaaacaaa ACTGTACACGCTGGAGGAGAACCAGACGCTGTGCTTCAAAGTGGAGATGAACGTGAGCGTCTCAGCCGAGCAGACGTTCCACCTCCTCTCCGACCTCAGGAGGAGAAAAGAGTGGGACCGCCATTATCA GGCGTGCGAGGCGATCATGAAAGCGGACGAAGACGACACCATTTATCGTGTCAGGACGCCTTCCATCCAAAAAGGGGGCAAAG GGACCCTTATCTGATCGCCCTACGCTCTGTCACACTGCCAACTCACCCTCCGACGGCGGACTACAACAGGAGAGAGGTTCTCTGCGCCGGCTTCACAATCTTGGAGGAGTCCAGCGCTGTCACCAAG GTCACCTACTACAATCAAGCCACACCAGGAGTTCTTCCCTACATCTCGACAGATATTGTTGGActctcctcctctttttccaGCGCTTTTTCCGCCTGCAGTGACTACCTTGAGGCCAATAAGGACAGCTCGGCCACTTTAGATTCACAGACCATAAATGCAGCAAATATGCCTCCTCTGCCGAAGGAACTGTAA
- the acot11b gene encoding acyl-coenzyme A thioesterase 11b isoform X4, which produces MASEEGKGACVTMEIGEAYRNPTEVTMSQIVLPCHSNHCGELSAGQLLKWMDSTACLSAERHAGCSCVTASVDDIHFEHTIGVGNVVTIIAKVNRAFTSSMEVGIMVTCEDLYTDTHWRVCQAFATFVARRRETGKVQLKQLTPQTQTEQMEYSLAAERRRMRLIHAEIITDLLSSSTAQLGECREYQDAVPAERTRVESVELVLPPHANHQVSTFGGQIMAWMENVATISASRLCNAHPTLRSIDMFHFRGPSHIGDRLVLKSIVNNAFKHSMEVGVCAEAYQGGEPQRHINSAFMTFEVLDADRKPRTLPRIRPEPVDGKRRYQEAVARKKIRLDRKYIISCKQNEVPLSVPWDPSNQMYLSYNNVSALKLMDTINNWVLTSEKNKVRLYTLEENQTLCFKVEMNVSVSAEQTFHLLSDLRRRKEWDRHYQACEAIMKADEDDTIYRVRTPSIQKGGKGTLI; this is translated from the exons ATGGCGTCGGAGGAGGGGAAAGGTGCCTGCGTAACGATGGAGATCGGCGAGGCGTACAGGAACCCCACGGAAGTCACGATGAGTCAGATCGTGCTGCCCTGTCACTCCAATCACTGCGGCGAGCTGAGCGCCGGACAGCTGCTCAAATGGATGGACTCCACAGCCTGCCTATCAG CTGAGAGACACGCAGGCTGCTCCTGTGTCACCGCCTCTGTCGATGACATCCACTTTGAACACACCATAGG GGTGGGAAATGTAGTCACCATCATCGCCAAAGTCAACAGAGCCTTCACATCCAGTATGGAG gtTGGCATAATGGTGACATGCGAGGACCTCTACACTGACACTCATTGGAGGGTTTGTCAAGCCTTTGCTACTTTTGTGGCCAGGAGAAGGGAAACAGGAAAG GTGCAACTGAAGCAGCTGACCCCTCAAACACAAACGGAGCAGATGGAGTACAGCCTGGCtgcagagaggaggaggatgaggctcATCCATGCCGAGATTATCACGGACCTGCTGAGCAGCAGCACGGCACAGCTGG GAGAGTGTCGGGAGTACCAGGACGCCGTGCCAGCCGAGCGCACCCGAGTGGAGAGTGTGGAGCTGGTGCTACCGCCCCACGCCAACCATCAAGTCAGCACCTTCGGGGGCCAGATCATGGCTTGGATGGAGAATGTCGCCACCATTTCGGCAAG TCGCTTGTGCAATGCCCATCCCACCTTGAGGAGCATCGACATGTTCCATTTTCGTGGGCCGTCCCACATCGGTGACCGACTGGTACTGAAGTCCATCGTGAACAATGCCTTCAAGCACAG CATGGAAGTGGGAGTGTGTGCTGAGGCCTACCAGGGTGGAGAGCCTCAGCGTCATATAAATAGCGCCTTTATGACCTTTGAGGTTCTGGATGCTGATCGGAAACCACGCACGCTGCCTCGGATAAGACCCGAACCTGTG GACGGCAAACGGCGTTATCAAGAAGCTGTTGCCAGGAAGAAGATCCGCCTCGATAG GAAATACATCATCTCCTGCAAGCAAAACGAAGTGCCCCTGTCTGTACCCTGGGATCCAAGTAACCAG ATGTACTTGAGCTACAATAATGTCTCCGCTCTGAAACTGATGGACACCATAAACAACTGGGTGTTGACctcggaaaaaaacaaa GTCAGACTGTACACGCTGGAGGAGAACCAGACGCTGTGCTTCAAAGTGGAGATGAACGTGAGCGTCTCAGCCGAGCAGACGTTCCACCTCCTCTCCGACCTCAGGAGGAGAAAAGAGTGGGACCGCCATTATCA GGCGTGCGAGGCGATCATGAAAGCGGACGAAGACGACACCATTTATCGTGTCAGGACGCCTTCCATCCAAAAAGGGGGCAAAG GGACCCTTATCTGA
- the acot11b gene encoding acyl-coenzyme A thioesterase 11b isoform X3: protein MASEEGKGACVTMEIGEAYRNPTEVTMSQIVLPCHSNHCGELSAGQLLKWMDSTACLSAERHAGCSCVTASVDDIHFEHTIGVGNVVTIIAKVNRAFTSSMEVGIMVTCEDLYTDTHWRVCQAFATFVARRRETGKVQLKQLTPQTQTEQMEYSLAAERRRMRLIHAEIITDLLSSSTAQLGECREYQDAVPAERTRVESVELVLPPHANHQVSTFGGQIMAWMENVATISASRLCNAHPTLRSIDMFHFRGPSHIGDRLVLKSIVNNAFKHSMEVGVCAEAYQGGEPQRHINSAFMTFEVLDADRKPRTLPRIRPEPVDGKRRYQEAVARKKIRLDRKYIISCKQNEVPLSVPWDPSNQMYLSYNNVSALKLMDTINNWVLTSEKNKTVHAGGEPDAVLQSGDERERLSRADVPPPLRPQEEKRVGPPLSGVRGDHESGRRRHHLSCQDAFHPKRGQRSGFYLAGVLSETM from the exons ATGGCGTCGGAGGAGGGGAAAGGTGCCTGCGTAACGATGGAGATCGGCGAGGCGTACAGGAACCCCACGGAAGTCACGATGAGTCAGATCGTGCTGCCCTGTCACTCCAATCACTGCGGCGAGCTGAGCGCCGGACAGCTGCTCAAATGGATGGACTCCACAGCCTGCCTATCAG CTGAGAGACACGCAGGCTGCTCCTGTGTCACCGCCTCTGTCGATGACATCCACTTTGAACACACCATAGG GGTGGGAAATGTAGTCACCATCATCGCCAAAGTCAACAGAGCCTTCACATCCAGTATGGAG gtTGGCATAATGGTGACATGCGAGGACCTCTACACTGACACTCATTGGAGGGTTTGTCAAGCCTTTGCTACTTTTGTGGCCAGGAGAAGGGAAACAGGAAAG GTGCAACTGAAGCAGCTGACCCCTCAAACACAAACGGAGCAGATGGAGTACAGCCTGGCtgcagagaggaggaggatgaggctcATCCATGCCGAGATTATCACGGACCTGCTGAGCAGCAGCACGGCACAGCTGG GAGAGTGTCGGGAGTACCAGGACGCCGTGCCAGCCGAGCGCACCCGAGTGGAGAGTGTGGAGCTGGTGCTACCGCCCCACGCCAACCATCAAGTCAGCACCTTCGGGGGCCAGATCATGGCTTGGATGGAGAATGTCGCCACCATTTCGGCAAG TCGCTTGTGCAATGCCCATCCCACCTTGAGGAGCATCGACATGTTCCATTTTCGTGGGCCGTCCCACATCGGTGACCGACTGGTACTGAAGTCCATCGTGAACAATGCCTTCAAGCACAG CATGGAAGTGGGAGTGTGTGCTGAGGCCTACCAGGGTGGAGAGCCTCAGCGTCATATAAATAGCGCCTTTATGACCTTTGAGGTTCTGGATGCTGATCGGAAACCACGCACGCTGCCTCGGATAAGACCCGAACCTGTG GACGGCAAACGGCGTTATCAAGAAGCTGTTGCCAGGAAGAAGATCCGCCTCGATAG GAAATACATCATCTCCTGCAAGCAAAACGAAGTGCCCCTGTCTGTACCCTGGGATCCAAGTAACCAG ATGTACTTGAGCTACAATAATGTCTCCGCTCTGAAACTGATGGACACCATAAACAACTGGGTGTTGACctcggaaaaaaacaaa ACTGTACACGCTGGAGGAGAACCAGACGCTGTGCTTCAAAGTGGAGATGAACGTGAGCGTCTCAGCCGAGCAGACGTTCCACCTCCTCTCCGACCTCAGGAGGAGAAAAGAGTGGGACCGCCATTATCA GGCGTGCGAGGCGATCATGAAAGCGGACGAAGACGACACCATTTATCGTGTCAGGACGCCTTCCATCCAAAAAGGGGGCAAAGGTCAGGATTTTATCTTGCTGGCGTCTTGTCGGAAACCATGTGA